Part of the Nycticebus coucang isolate mNycCou1 chromosome 22, mNycCou1.pri, whole genome shotgun sequence genome, GTGGTCCCTGGAGCAGCCACTCTGCATTGAGCTGAtccagggcagcaaagtgaacGCCGACGAGCGTATGAAGGTAGGGGCTGGTGGGAAGCAGCATTTTGGTGCAAAGTGGCTGTGGCCTAGAGGGGTGGCAGAGGAAAGGGGATCACAGGAAAGCCTCCTGACCACATTACCCAGCACCCCGCCTGGGGTGCTTGTGACGGCTTCAAaacaggaagggggaggggagcaaGCCGCCCAGTGAGGCTGATTCCTAGAAACTCAGGGGCCTTCTGGGTATTTGGCTTTGGTGAGCTTGTGTGGCCAGGCTCAACCCAGGCAGAGACAGAGGAGGGGCCATGCACAGACAGAAGCTGGCTCGGGGCCTGCAGCCTGTGGGGGCTACACCCGTCTCAGCCACGGGGACCATGGCCTCCTCTGCGCTGTAAGGACAGCAAGGGGACAGCCAGGCTGTTGTCTCTTTATGACACTCTCAGGCTCCATCTCAACAGCCCACAGGTGTGGGTTTTATTTGTCCCACTGTAGGGCCCAATAGCTGAGTCTAGAGGTTGGGTCTCCTGCCAGGATACTTTTATAAGCAGGGCAGGTCTGGGTACCCCTGGCAGGACATCTGGAGGATTGAGTCAGAGGGGCTTCAGGGAGGAGCCTGTCAGGTGGAAACTGGAGGGGGCAGGGTGTTCAGGTGGCAGTGAAAATCCTTCCCCACGCGCATGGGGCTCATGGGACTCCCAGAGGTACAGGGAGCCGTAGAACATCAAAGCAAAAAGGGCCCCTGGAACTCCTgctgatggggaaactgagggggAAAGGGGCGTGGATGTGTCCTCAGGTCCCCCGGAGTCGGGGTGCTGAGATAGCCCATGGCTCCTCTGGACCCACGGCTGCTTGTCCTACTCAGGCCTCCTCCTGCTGGGCCACCCTCTTCCCACGTGGGAAGTGGGATTCAAATCCGTGGGGAAAGGAGGCCCTGTAAGGAGGAGATTTGGACCTCTGGAGTATGTGGGGTGGGGGCGTGCAGGGAGGCTCTGCCACACTCACCCTGCATGACAACTCCTGCAGCTAGTAGTACAGGCCGGCCTCTTCCACGGCCATGAGATGCTATGCAAGACGGTGTCCAGCTCGGAGGTGAACGTGTGCTCTGAGCCTGTGTGGAAGCAACGGCTGGAGTTTGACATCAGCATCTGTGACCTGCCACGCATGGCCCGGCTCTGCTTTGCTCTCTACGCTGTGATTGAGAAGGCCAAGAAGGCTCGCTCCACCAAGAAGAAGTCCAAGAAGGCGGTAGGTGTGGGGCCGGCCGTGAGGCGTGCAGCCTCAGAGAGCCAGGGGGCCCCTTGCTAGGTGGTCCCCCGATCCCACCCCTGGCAATCACGCAACCTGGGGATGGGGCACCTGGGGGATCCTCTGCCTCCTGTCCTGTCCCAGGCTGGCCACCAGCCCTGCCCACATGACTGGTTTGGGCTCCTGAGCAGGCTGACTTAGAATAAGGGCCAGGTCTACAGCCTCACAGGAGCCTGGGGGCAGCTCCCTGGGGTGGAGGATGAGCACAGCTGTCCTCAGGAAAGCAGAGGGGGCTGAGTCAGTGGCTGGCCCGGGCAGGAGGGGGGCTGGCACTGAGTCACAGGACCAGGATATGACCGCCCCCTGCCAAGCTGACTCACCCATTGCTGAGCTGGGCCGGCACTCTGGGGCTGGTGAAGCTTGTTTGGAGTTTCTCTAGAAGCCAGGCTAGGGATGAGAATGGGGGCTGGGGATGAAGGTGGGGGCTGAGGATGAGGGTGGGGGCAGAAGGGAGCCGTGAGGTGGCTGACCTTGCTGGCTTTGTTGCTGGGACCccaagaggaaaaaggaaacagTGATCTTCCCCTTCACCCCGTACGGCCTTTGGGGGATCTGAGTGGGAGACCTCAGGTGAGCTCTGCTCTTCTCCCTCGCCGCCTCCTGGgagtcagaggaggaggaggagggggcttGTCTCGGGGGCTGGCCCCACTCTGCAGATGAGCACAAGTGGAGTGGCTGGCCCTGACCTGCCCATGATCCTCTCCCAGGACTGCCCCATAGCCTGGGCCAACCTCATGCTGTTTGACTACAAGGACCAGCTCAAGACTGGGGAACACTGCCTCTACATGTGGCCCTCCGCCCCAGGTTGGCCCTGGGGGAAGTGGCTTTGGGGACATGGAGGTCCCAAGATGGTGGCCTTTCCTATACAATGCCATCTGTCTCTGTGTTCAGATGAGAAAGGGGAACTGCTGAACCCTGTGGGGACTGTGCGTGGCAACCCCAACACGGAGAGTGCTGCCGCCTTGGTCATCTTCCTGCCCGAGGTGGCCCCCCACCCTGTGTACTACCCTGCCCTGGAGAAGGTCAGTGAGACTCCCCTGAGGTCTGGGCCTACCCTGCTGGAGGCTGAGGGGCCAAGAAGGAGCCCTCTGGCTCTGTTTCTGGAGCTCAGCAGAGGGTAGACTTCCACCCACACCAGGACCTGCCCACAGCCAGTGGCTGCGTGGACATGCACATCTGGGGCCTTCCTGAGGGCTGTCTTGCCCACTAGGGGACATTGCGCAATATGACATGACATTTTGGTCATCACAGCTAGGGGGAGGGGTGCTCTTGGCACCCTGAGGGTAGAGGTGGGGGATGCTATGCTGCTAAATGCCCTAGAGTGCACAGGACAGTCCCCATCACCAAGAATGACCTGGCAGTGGTGCCGAGGTAGGGGCAGGGTACCCAGATCCCCAGCAGGGCTGGCTCTGGCCCCGGGGGCTCTAAGCATTACTACTTGTTGTAGATCCTGGAGCTGGGACGGCACAGTGAGTGCGGGCGCATCACGGAGGAAGAGGTGAGCTGgggccttgggggtgggggtggggggaccagCCCGGCACCGGGGCCCTCACCCATCAGTGCCCCTCACCTGCCTGCGCCCTTCAGCAGCTGCAGCTGCGAGAGGTCCTGGAGCGAAGGGGCTCTGCGGAGCTGTACGAACACGAGAAGGACCTGGTGTGGAAGCTGCGGCACGAAGTCCAGGAGCGCTTCCCGGAGGCGCTGGCCCGGTTGCTGCTGGTCACCAAGTGGAACAAGCATGAGGATGTGGCCCAGGTGGAGGAGGACGCCTGGGGCAGAGCTGGGGGGCAGATCAGCAGCCCCGCCGCTCAGTCCCCTCACCACTGGGCCTCCCCAGATGCTCTACCTGTTGTGCTCCTGGCCCGAGCTGCCTGTCCTGAGTGCCCTGGAGCTGCTGGACTTCAGTTTCCCGGACTGCCATGTGGGCTCCTTTGCCATCAAGTCCCTGCGGAAACTCACGTGAGTCGGGCTCTGCCCTGACCGCTTGCAGGCGGGTCCCGGGTGGGGACTGAACCTCCATCGCCGGCCTGCTCAGGGCAAAGCTTAGCCTCCCCCAACCCTGGCCCTGCCTTTCCCGACACTGCTACCCACACCAGCTGCCATCCCTGTCCAAGTTGGGAAGCTCCAGGCCCCAGCAGCCCTCCTGCCCTGCAGGGACGACGAGCTGTTCCAGTACCTGCTGCAACTGGTGCAGGTGCTCAAGTACGAGTCCTACCTGGACTGCGAGCTGACCAGGTTCTTGCTGGACCGGGCCCTGGCCAACCGCAGAATCGGCCACTTCCTCTTCTGGCACCTCCGGTAGCTGGACTCGCCCTGGCCAGTCCCCTGGAAACCCCAGCCCCTGCGGCTCCCTGGGAGGCTATGGGGAGGAGGGGCCTCTGGCCTGCTGACCTCATGTTACTAGCAGGCCCCAGTGTCCAGGTCCCCCCCAGATCCTTCCAAGCGGGAGGGTCATGTGGCCCTGCCTGGCAAGGCTCAGCCCCTCCTGTCCCCTCCAGCTCTGAGATGCACGTGCCATCGGTGGCTCTGCGCTTTGGCCTCATCCTGGAGGCCTACTGCAGGGGCAGCACCCACCACATGAAGGTGCTGATGAAGCAGGTAAGGCTCTGCCCGATGAGCAGGGTCAGGCCCTGGGCTCCCTTCACACCTCCTGGGGTAGCAGGGGTGCAGGGCCTGCCCACTGCCGCCCTCCCGTCTTCCTGCCAGGGGGAAGCATTGAGCAAACTGAAGGCCCTGAACGACTTCGTCAAGGTGAGCTCCCAGAAGACCCCCAAGCCCCAGGCCAAGGAGCTTATGCATATGTGCATGCGCCAGGAGCCCTACCTGGAGGCGCTCTCTCACCTGCAGTCCCCGCTCGACCCCAGCACCCTGCTGGCCAAAGTCTGGTGAGCCTGGACCTGAACCCAGTGAGGGGCTCTGCCCTCTGGAGGCCTGCAGAGGAGCCCGCTGACCCACTCTCTGCCCGGCAGTGTGGATCAGTGCACCTTCATGGACTCCAAGATGAAGCCCCTGTGGATCATGTACAGCAACGAGCAGGCGGGCGGTGACGGCTGCGTGGGCATCATCTTCAAGAACGGGGATGGTGAGCCAGCTGGGCCCGTGGCAGCGGCCAAGGCTTTGGCCTCTCCACAGCCATCCTCACTGCCCTTGGGGTTTAGGGGGTGCTCCCAGAAGGCAGTTGGGGAGTTGAGAGTCCCACAACTTAGGGTCCTGGGCAGGACTGGAAACAGAGAACCCATCAAAAACTCATGCTCTTCTGTTGCTGCTGCCCGCACAGACCTCCGCCAGGACATGCTGACTCTGCAGATGATCCAGCTCATGGACGTTCTATGGAAGCAGGAGGGGCTGGACCTGAGGTGAGGGGGCTCTCCTGTCACCTCTGGTGTCTGCACCAAGCCTCCGCAGGGCCGCTGCCAAAGCCAACATTAGCATCTTGGCCAGGAAAAGGGCTGTTGTAGGAAGAGCAGGGAGCAGTTTAAAACCAGGGGTGAGGCCAGCAATAGGACAGCAGCCTGGGGTGGAGAAGGCTGCCTCTGGTGCCTAGCAGCTATCTCTCTGCAAGCAGAGCTTCTTTTGCCCAGGCGTCTCTGGCTTCCCACCCCATTCTGGGATGCAGTGGCATCTTCCTCTGAGCCCCCTGGTTTATTCTCCTCTGAGCAAATATGAGCTCAGCCACCGTGCTGTCTGCATCGTGGGCACAGGTGTCTCCAAGGCTGCATCCCTCAGAGCCCAGCACCTCTGCCCCACTTTTCAGCCACTTGAGCTGCAGCATCTCCTGTGGATTAGGGGGTTGCCTGTAGCTTCTGAGAGTCAGGGAACCCCAGGGACAGCCCTTGACCATGGCATTTGCCCGTCCCTCCTGCTGCTTGCCTAGAATGACCCCCTACGGCTGCCTCCCCACTGGGGACCGCACAGGCCTCATTGAGGTTGTGCTTCGCTCAGACACCATCGCCAACATCCAGCTGAACAAGAGCAACATGGCAGCCACAGCTGCCTTCAACAAGGATGCTCTGCTCAACTGGCTCAAGTCCAAGAACCCAGGGTAGGTCTAGGGGCAGGGATAGATGCCCTTCCTTTCCCAGAGAGATGTGGTGTGGGAGGGCCTGCCTCATAGGTGTCAAAGGTGAGGGAACAGGCTCTGTGGATACTTGGCTCAGCTGAGGACCAGCCTGTGTCTGGGTTGGGGTGGCTTGAGGTTCTGTTCCTGAGTATCCATTGTCTGTTGCTGGGTGATGTGACCCAAAGTGTAAGGCCATAGAACAGCTATTTATGGTCAAGTCACAAACCAGCAATGAGCTTGGCTCAGCAGAGTGGTTCTTCTGCTGGTCTTCCCTGGAACCACTCCTGCAACTGCAGGTACATCTGGTACCGTCACTGGGTCTGGAGGGAATAAGCCTACACCTGGGGCCTTGGCACTGGCCGGCAGCCCGGCCTCTCTCAGTGTGGCCTCCTCCTTTAGTGCGCCAACCTCAGCTTCCCTCCACAGCAGTGTCTGGGGTGTGGGTGGGTTTAAGGGTAAGGCCTTGGCTCTGGAATAGCTTCTATAATGATGCCTGGCATTGCTTTCTCCAGGTTCTGTTGGCAAGTCACAAGGCCAGATTTGAGGAGAGAGGGAGTAATATTCCAGTGTGTGGTAGAAGGAGCTGCAAAATGgttttgtgttcttttctcttctcctttccttcagaacccatcacctccagcatatggggccggcgccctactcctttgagccacaggcaccaccttcctttccttttcttttttctttttttttttttccttttcttttctttctttttctttttttttggcacacagtctctctctgtcacccctgggtagagtgtgtggtgacatcatagctcacagcacaaactcctgggctcaagtgatccccttgcctcagcctcctgaataatggggactacaggtgcctgccacaatgcctggctactttttctatttttagtagaaatgtgtggggtcctgctcttgctcaggctggttttgaactcctgagctcaagcaatccacctgcctcggcctcccagagtgttaggatgacaagtgtgagccaccatgcctgaccccgGGCCATGGTTTTCAATATTCCCTACCCAGGGAAGCCCTGGATCGAGCCATCGAGGAGTTCACCCTGTCATGTGCTGGGTACTGTGTGGCCACGTACGTGCTGGGCATTGGTGACCGGCACAGTGACAACATCATGATCCGCGAGAGTGGGCAGGTAGGGGCAGTGTGGGTGATGTCACGCAGGCCTGTCCTCTGGCCCTTCTGTCTGGCACACAGCCTGGGGCACAGTGCCCTCAGCCCTGCTGCTTCTGCCCTGACACTCTTCCCCTTCATCCTTCCCTCTCAGCTGTTCCACATTGATTTTGGCCACTTTCTGGGGAATTTCAAGACCAAGTTTGGAATCAACCGTGAGCGAGTCCCATTCATCCTCACCTATGACTTTGTCCATGTGATTCAGCAGGGCAAGACTAATAACAGTGAGAAATTTGAAAGGTGAGGGTACCTGGGCCCCAGGGCAAGGGGCAGTGTTCCTAGGCAGGGTAAAGGATAGGGACTCAGCCCTCAGCCCCACTCCTGGCCCCTCACCTCTGGCTTGCTGATGGAGTTTGAACATGAGGCCCCAACCCTGTGCCCTCCTGGGGCAATATGGGAAGAAGGCTGCAGACACAGGGCATTTAGAAGAACCAGGGGCTTTGTGCATTTGGTTCCAGGATAAGGGCAGGCCCTGGAGGAAGGTGCAGACTGGCCACCTGGCCTCGGGCTGTGCGTGGCTGCGGGTCTCAGAGCCTCACCTCCTCGGCCTGCACCCTGCAGGTTCCGGGGCTACTGCGAGAAAGCCTACACCATCCTGCGGCGCCACGGACTCCTCTTTCTCCACCTCTTCGCCCTGATGCGGGCAGCAGGCCTGCCCGAGCTCAGCTGCTCTAAAGACATCCAGTATCTCAAGGTACATGCCAGGCAGGAGACCTGGTGTCACTATAGACACCCAGGTCCTGCCCCTGACCAGTGCAACCTAGGAAGGCCCTGAGGACCCCACAGGACCCTCCAAGCTCTATGTTCCTTCCTTGTGCCAGCAGTGGGGTCTGGCGctgggggagtggctggagctgTCCAGCTGGCTGGGTGTAGCCTGCTTGGTTACAGATGTTAGGATCTCCCTGGGTCGACCCACTTGTCCTGACAGGCCATAGCTGTTTCCCTATGTTCACTGAGAGGGCTGGATGAAGCAGGGTTGCCtctgcttctgtttttatttaattaaattatatattcttAGAGAtagctctgtcaccccagctatagagcagtggctgttcacaggtgccatcagagctcactgcagccactAACTCCTGGGCTCCGGCAATTCTCCTAgtttgccccacccccacccccccagtggctgcgactacaggcatgcgccaccatgcctggcctccctctctaccttttaaaatatgtttttccttctggtgTTTTTAAGTTTGTGAGGGGCAAGGGAGTGAGGGTGGTGAGGTGACACACACTTCCCTGCAGAATCAAGCTGTTCCTTTCTCCTGAGTCACTGTCTCCAGTGGGTAGGTGAGGCCCCCTGGCACCCTGAGAGGGCTTTGGGGCCAAAACGTCTTTGACATCTTAATTTGAGGGAGGGTCAGGAGTCCGAGTTTGTAATCAGAATAAAGAGGTTTTCTCAAGGGAGATGCAGGGTGGCATTCTCCTAACGCCCTTCGTGCGGCTCTGTTAGGAGAGAATTTAAAGTTCCCAGACAGGGCTGCGTGACAGGGCACCGGCCGGGCCCAGGGTGTTAACCCTGCTGTGGTGATCTGGTCTCAGGACTCTCTGGCGCTGGGGAAAACGGAGGAGGAGGCGCTAAAGCACTTCCGAGTGAA contains:
- the PIK3CD gene encoding phosphatidylinositol 4,5-bisphosphate 3-kinase catalytic subunit delta isoform isoform X2, whose protein sequence is MPPGVDCPMEFWTKEENQSVVVDFLLPTGIYLNFPVSCNANLSTIKQLLWHRAQYEPLFHMLSGPEAYVFTCVNQTAEQQELEDEQRRLCDVQPFLPVLRLVAREGDRVKKLINSQISLLIGKGLHEFDSLHDPEVNDFRAKMRQFCEEAATRRQQLGWEAWLQYSCPLQLEPSARGWGAGALRLPNRALLVNVKFEGSEESFTFQVSTKDVPLALMACALRKKATVFRQPLVEQPEDYALRVNGRREYLYGSYPLCQFQYICSCLHSGLTPHLTMVHSSSILAMRDEQSNPAPQSQKPRTKPPPIPMKKPFSVSLWSLEQPLCIELIQGSKVNADERMKLVVQAGLFHGHEMLCKTVSSSEVNVCSEPVWKQRLEFDISICDLPRMARLCFALYAVIEKAKKARSTKKKSKKADCPIAWANLMLFDYKDQLKTGEHCLYMWPSAPDEKGELLNPVGTVRGNPNTESAAALVIFLPEVAPHPVYYPALEKILELGRHSECGRITEEELQLREVLERRGSAELYEHEKDLVWKLRHEVQERFPEALARLLLVTKWNKHEDVAQVEEDAWGRAGGQISSPAAQSPHHWASPDALPVVLLARAACPECPGAAGLQFPGLPCGLLCHQVPAETHGRRAVPVPAATGAGAQVRVLPGLRADQVLAGPGPGQPQNRPLPLLAPPVAGLALASPLETPAPAAPWEAMGRRGLWPADLMLLAGPSVQVPPRSFQAGGSCGPAWQGSAPPVPSSSEMHVPSVALRFGLILEAYCRGSTHHMKVLMKQGEALSKLKALNDFVKVSSQKTPKPQAKELMHMCMRQEPYLEALSHLQSPLDPSTLLAKVCVDQCTFMDSKMKPLWIMYSNEQAGGDGCVGIIFKNGDDLRQDMLTLQMIQLMDVLWKQEGLDLRMTPYGCLPTGDRTGLIEVVLRSDTIANIQLNKSNMAATAAFNKDALLNWLKSKNPGEALDRAIEEFTLSCAGYCVATYVLGIGDRHSDNIMIRESGQLFHIDFGHFLGNFKTKFGINRERVPFILTYDFVHVIQQGKTNNSEKFERFRGYCEKAYTILRRHGLLFLHLFALMRAAGLPELSCSKDIQYLKDSLALGKTEEEALKHFRVKFNEALRESWKTKVNWLAHNVSKDNRQ
- the PIK3CD gene encoding phosphatidylinositol 4,5-bisphosphate 3-kinase catalytic subunit delta isoform isoform X4; this translates as MPPGVDCPMEFWTKEENQSVVVDFLLPTGIYLNFPVSCNANLSTIKQLLWHRAQYEPLFHMLSGPEAYVFTCVNQTAEQQELEDEQRRLCDVQPFLPVLRLVAREGDRVKKLINSQISLLIGKGLHEFDSLHDPEVNDFRAKMRQFCEEAATRRQQLGWEAWLQYSCPLQLEPSARGWGAGALRLPNRALLVNVKFEGSEESFTFQVSTKDVPLALMACALRKKATVFRQPLVEQPEDYALRVNGRREYLYGSYPLCQFQYICSCLHSGLTPHLTMVHSSSILAMRDEQSNPAPQSQKPRTKPPPIPMKKPFSVSLWSLEQPLCIELIQGSKVNADERMKLVVQAGLFHGHEMLCKTVSSSEVNVCSEPVWKQRLEFDISICDLPRMARLCFALYAVIEKAKKARSTKKKSKKADCPIAWANLMLFDYKDQLKTGEHCLYMWPSAPDEKGELLNPVGTVRGNPNTESAAALVIFLPEVAPHPVYYPALEKILELGRHSECGRITEEELQLREVLERRGSAELYEHEKDLVWKLRHEVQERFPEALARLLLVTKWNKHEDVAQMLYLLCSWPELPVLSALELLDFSFPDCHVGSFAIKSLRKLTDDELFQYLLQLVQVLKYESYLDCELTRFLLDRALANRRIGHFLFWHLRSEMHVPSVALRFGLILEAYCRGSTHHMKVLMKQGEALSKLKALNDFVKVSSQKTPKPQAKELMHMCMRQEPYLEALSHLQSPLDPSTLLAKVCVDQCTFMDSKMKPLWIMYSNEQAGGDGCVGIIFKNGDDLRQDMLTLQMIQLMDVLWKQEGLDLRMTPYGCLPTGDRTGLIEVVLRSDTIANIQLNKSNMAATAAFNKDALLNWLKSKNPGEALDRAIEEFTLSCAGYCVATYVLGIGDRHSDNIMIRESGQLFHIDFGHFLGNFKTKFGINRERVPFILTYDFVHVIQQGKTNNSEKFERFRGYCEKAYTILRRHGLLFLHLFALMRAAGLPELSCSKDIQYLKDSLALGKTEEEALKHFRVKFNEALRESWKTKVNWLAHNVSKDNRQ
- the PIK3CD gene encoding phosphatidylinositol 4,5-bisphosphate 3-kinase catalytic subunit delta isoform isoform X3; protein product: MPPGVDCPMEFWTKEENQSVVVDFLLPTGIYLNFPVSCNANLSTIKQLLWHRAQYEPLFHMLSGPEAYVFTCVNQTAEQQELEDEQRRLCDVQPFLPVLRLVAREGDRVKKLINSQISLLIGKGLHEFDSLHDPEVNDFRAKMRQFCEEAATRRQQLGWEAWLQYSCPLQLEPSARGWGAGALRLPNRALLVNVKFEGSEESFTFQVSTKDVPLALMACALRKKATVFRQPLVEQPEDYALRVNGRREYLYGSYPLCQFQYICSCLHSGLTPHLTMVHSSSILAMRDEQSNPAPQSQKPRTKPPPIPMKKPFSVSLWSLEQPLCIELIQGSKVNADERMKLVVQAGLFHGHEMLCKTVSSSEVNVCSEPVWKQRLEFDISICDLPRMARLCFALYAVIEKAKKARSTKKKSKKADCPIAWANLMLFDYKDQLKTGEHCLYMWPSAPDEKGELLNPVGTVRGNPNTESAAALVIFLPEVAPHPVYYPALEKILELGRHSECGRITEEEQLQLREVLERRGSAELYEHEKDLVWKLRHEVQERFPEALARLLLVTKWNKHEDVAQMLYLLCSWPELPVLSALELLDFSFPDCHVGSFAIKSLRKLTDDELFQYLLQLVQVLKYESYLDCELTRFLLDRALANRRIGHFLFWHLRSEMHVPSVALRFGLILEAYCRGSTHHMKVLMKQGEALSKLKALNDFVKVSSQKTPKPQAKELMHMCMRQEPYLEALSHLQSPLDPSTLLAKVCVDQCTFMDSKMKPLWIMYSNEQAGGDGCVGIIFKNGDDLRQDMLTLQMIQLMDVLWKQEGLDLRMTPYGCLPTGDRTGLIEVVLRSDTIANIQLNKSNMAATAAFNKDALLNWLKSKNPGEALDRAIEEFTLSCAGYCVATYVLGIGDRHSDNIMIRESGQLFHIDFGHFLGNFKTKFGINRERVPFILTYDFVHVIQQGKTNNSEKFERFRGYCEKAYTILRRHGLLFLHLFALMRAAGLPELSCSKDIQYLKDSLALGKTEEEALKHFRVKFNEALRESWKTKVNWLAHNVSKDNRQ
- the PIK3CD gene encoding phosphatidylinositol 4,5-bisphosphate 3-kinase catalytic subunit delta isoform isoform X1 gives rise to the protein MPPGVDCPMEFWTKEENQSVVVDFLLPTGIYLNFPVSCNANLSTIKQLLWHRAQYEPLFHMLSGPEAYVFTCVNQTAEQQELEDEQRRLCDVQPFLPVLRLVAREGDRVKKLINSQISLLIGKGLHEFDSLHDPEVNDFRAKMRQFCEEAATRRQQLGWEAWLQYSCPLQLEPSARGWGAGALRLPNRALLVNVKFEGSEESFTFQVSTKDVPLALMACALRKKATVFRQPLVEQPEDYALRVNGRREYLYGSYPLCQFQYICSCLHSGLTPHLTMVHSSSILAMRDEQSNPAPQSQKPRTKPPPIPMKKPFSVSLWSLEQPLCIELIQGSKVNADERMKLVVQAGLFHGHEMLCKTVSSSEVNVCSEPVWKQRLEFDISICDLPRMARLCFALYAVIEKAKKARSTKKKSKKADCPIAWANLMLFDYKDQLKTGEHCLYMWPSAPDEKGELLNPVGTVRGNPNTESAAALVIFLPEVAPHPVYYPALEKILELGRHSECGRITEEEQLQLREVLERRGSAELYEHEKDLVWKLRHEVQERFPEALARLLLVTKWNKHEDVAQVEEDAWGRAGGQISSPAAQSPHHWASPDALPVVLLARAACPECPGAAGLQFPGLPCGLLCHQVPAETHGRRAVPVPAATGAGAQVRVLPGLRADQVLAGPGPGQPQNRPLPLLAPPVAGLALASPLETPAPAAPWEAMGRRGLWPADLMLLAGPSVQVPPRSFQAGGSCGPAWQGSAPPVPSSSEMHVPSVALRFGLILEAYCRGSTHHMKVLMKQGEALSKLKALNDFVKVSSQKTPKPQAKELMHMCMRQEPYLEALSHLQSPLDPSTLLAKVCVDQCTFMDSKMKPLWIMYSNEQAGGDGCVGIIFKNGDDLRQDMLTLQMIQLMDVLWKQEGLDLRMTPYGCLPTGDRTGLIEVVLRSDTIANIQLNKSNMAATAAFNKDALLNWLKSKNPGEALDRAIEEFTLSCAGYCVATYVLGIGDRHSDNIMIRESGQLFHIDFGHFLGNFKTKFGINRERVPFILTYDFVHVIQQGKTNNSEKFERFRGYCEKAYTILRRHGLLFLHLFALMRAAGLPELSCSKDIQYLKDSLALGKTEEEALKHFRVKFNEALRESWKTKVNWLAHNVSKDNRQ